The following proteins come from a genomic window of Populus nigra chromosome 6, ddPopNigr1.1, whole genome shotgun sequence:
- the LOC133695736 gene encoding stemmadenine O-acetyltransferase-like, which produces MKIEVEVISNEIIKPSSPTPDHLRHYQLSFLDQISPPTYNPLLLFYPADGDFKINNIEKPNQLKQSLSEVLNLYYPLAGRIKDNLFVECNDEGIPFFQAEVKCRLPQVVENPEPSELNKLIPFALDDAEELPLGIQYNIFECGGIVIGLCISHKVGDASSLFTFIKYWAATARGEADHISRPDFISATLFPPINISGFKPATGITKEDVVTKRFVFRSSSIELLKEKCSPASGSLENKRPPSRVEALSVFIWQRFNAASKVESRPERIYSMVHAVNLRSRMEPPLPEYSFGNYCRIAFTIPSIDTGEENYNLASQIRDSIGKLDKEYVKKLQKGNEHLGFMKEQAARFLRGEMVSLNFTSLCRFPLYEADFGWAKPIWVGSPSLTFKNLVVFMDTASGDGIEALVHLKEEDMAKFQEDEELLQYIVPTKC; this is translated from the coding sequence ATGAAGATTGAAGTTGAAGTAATCTCCAACGAGATCATCAAGCCATCTTCTCCAACCCCAGATCACCTTCGCCATTACCAGCTCTCCTTTCTTGATCAAATCTCTCCCCCAACCTATAACCCTTTGCTCCTCTTCTATCCAGCAGACGGTGATTTCAAGATCAACAACATAGAGAAACCTAATCAGCTCAAGCAATCCTTGTCTGAGGTCTTAAACCTTTACTATCCCTTAGCCGGACGTATTAAGGACAACCTTTTCGTAGAGTGCAACGATGAGGGCATTCCATTTTTCCAGGCAGAAGTCAAGTGCCGACTTCCACAAGTTGTTGAGAATCCAGAACCTAGTGAACTCAACAAGTTGATCCCATTTGCACTAGATGATGCTGAAGAACTGCCTCTAGGCATCCAGTACAACATCTTTGAGTGTGGTGGAATTGTTATTGGTCTGTGCATCTCACACAAAGTTGGAGATGCATCATCACTTTTCACGTTTATCAAATATTGGGCTGCCACTGCTCGAGGAGAAGCAGATCATATATCAAGACCAGACTTTATCTCTGCAACTCTCTTCCCACCTATCAACATATCAGGGTTTAAACCAGCCACTGGTATCACTAAAGAAGATGTTGTGACAAAAAGGTTCGTGTTCCGCTCCTCTTCAATAGAGCTGCTAAAAGAAAAATGCAGTCCTGCAAGTGGAAGCTTGGAAAATAAGCGACCACCATCACGTGTTGAGGCCTTGTCAGTATTCATATGGCAACGCTTCAATGCTGCCAGTAAAGTAGAATCAAGACCTGAAAGAATTTACTCCATGGTTCATGCAGTGAACCTGCGCTCGAGGATGGAACCTCCGCTCCCAGAATACTCCTTCGGAAACTACTGTCGGATTGCATTCACAATTCCATCCATTGATACTGGCGAGGAAAACTACAATCTTGCTAGTCAGATCAGAGACTCAATTGGTAAACTTGACAAAGAATACGTGAAGAAACTTCAAAAGGGCAATGAGCACTTGGGCTTCATGAAAGAACAAGCTGCAAGATTTCTCAGAGGTGAGATGGTTTCTTTGAACTTCACAAGCTTGTGCAGGTTTCCTTTGTATGAAGCTGATTTTGGGTGGGCGAAACCTATATGGGTAGGCTCTCCAAGTCTCACCTTCAAGAACCTAGTTGTTTTCATGGACACTGCATCAGGTGATGGAATAGAAGCACTTGTGCACTTGAAGGAGGAAGACATGGCCAAATTCCAAGAGGATGAGGAGTTGCTTCAGTATATTGTACCAACCAAATGTTAA